A portion of the Deinococcus peraridilitoris DSM 19664 genome contains these proteins:
- a CDS encoding asparaginase, with the protein MSSLALIHTGGTIASNFDARSGSVTPQSAPAIPEMPGVQVTDFQPFQLPSPHIRVEHMQRLRHLIEKVSRAFDGVVLTHGTDTLEETAYFLHLTLTPHAPVVLTGSMRHAGEASWDGPGNLRDAAEVALHPETRGRGPLAVFGGDVFDARTVTKTHTTALGAFGGYPGPIGRVDGKRLRFFARPEERPVFAPPEVSARVEILYAYAGWQGEGFHEAAQRADGLVIAALGTGNLPPELPALIAACARPVVIATRTHAGPVLPLYGYAGGGATLVGAGAIPASFLNAHKARILLIVLLSLGRSREQIREVFEQGNF; encoded by the coding sequence ATGTCTTCTCTCGCGCTGATTCACACCGGCGGCACCATCGCGTCCAATTTCGATGCCCGGTCGGGCAGCGTCACGCCGCAAAGTGCCCCTGCCATTCCCGAGATGCCGGGCGTGCAGGTCACCGACTTCCAGCCGTTTCAGTTGCCCAGCCCGCACATCCGGGTCGAGCACATGCAGCGGCTGCGTCACCTGATCGAGAAAGTCAGCAGGGCGTTCGATGGAGTGGTGTTGACCCACGGCACGGACACGCTGGAGGAAACGGCCTATTTTTTGCACCTGACCCTGACGCCCCATGCTCCCGTGGTGCTGACCGGGTCGATGCGTCACGCGGGCGAGGCGTCCTGGGACGGTCCCGGCAATCTGCGTGACGCCGCCGAAGTGGCCTTGCATCCGGAGACCCGGGGGCGCGGTCCGCTGGCCGTGTTCGGTGGGGATGTCTTCGATGCGCGCACGGTCACCAAAACCCATACCACGGCCCTGGGCGCTTTCGGCGGTTACCCGGGGCCTATCGGGCGCGTGGACGGCAAGCGGCTGCGCTTCTTTGCCCGCCCGGAAGAGCGGCCGGTCTTTGCGCCCCCGGAGGTCAGCGCCCGCGTCGAGATTCTTTATGCCTACGCGGGCTGGCAGGGCGAAGGCTTTCACGAAGCGGCACAGCGCGCCGACGGCCTGGTGATTGCCGCCCTGGGCACCGGCAATCTGCCACCGGAACTGCCTGCCCTGATCGCGGCGTGTGCACGTCCGGTGGTGATCGCCACCCGCACGCACGCCGGGCCGGTGCTGCCGCTGTACGGTTACGCAGGTGGTGGCGCTACCCTGGTCGGTGCCGGCGCCATTCCCGCTTCCTTTCTCAACGCCCACAAGGCCCGCATTCTGCTCATCGTGCTGCTGAGCCTGGGCCGAAGCCGTGAGCAGATCCGTGAGGTGTTCGAGCAGGGAAACTTCTGA
- a CDS encoding discoidin domain-containing protein: MIRLGLLSAVLASCGTLTQPNPPEPSELENTVQNGDEQIDLLALPSDGALSITSATASSSNSSTATPGKAHDNSLSSWWGANGTGSWIRFDLGSEKTIDAVSLAFYRGANRKATFDVELSRDGSNWTKVLSKVTSSGSTNNLERYNVTDQGARYIRVTNHGNTESSAIGLTEAVINGTGGSSGGATGSASVPNSGGRTYYVDCSNGSDSNSGTSTGSAWRSVGKVNNSWLNAGERLLFKRGCSWNGPLNLRWSGTSSARIIVDAYGSGSLPLIRNGNPGAVIVRGSHKIIANLRATADKPRSVDSGRCYGPIGWRIGFSFVSGSNNNTLQNAEAYGLTAGVHLEDGANNNKILRSRFTNNNVMSKNNDDGGDNDSGAWGVLVNGNDNEVAHNYFEGNTACSEDYGVEGASLELYYAKRNYFHHNTSINDTTFTELGGSSSNRSEYNRFEYNIYAPLNTNGRGEALVIRGWGSSWGANPGTVFNHNTVFNTNVGVFCGEGCGTDILTLRDNIIVTRSGATKDTVWTDGPINQSGNVFYQLDGQYKVTINGVKDSSRLGTSVWANPRLDDPWNRDFTLESGAPKSSAGAFPR; encoded by the coding sequence ATGATCCGTCTCGGCCTCCTCAGCGCCGTCCTGGCGTCCTGCGGCACCTTGACCCAGCCGAACCCGCCTGAACCCTCCGAGCTGGAAAATACCGTACAGAACGGCGACGAGCAGATCGACCTGCTGGCGCTCCCCAGCGATGGCGCGCTGAGCATCACGTCGGCGACGGCGAGCAGCAGCAACAGCAGCACGGCGACGCCCGGCAAGGCCCACGACAACTCGCTCAGCAGCTGGTGGGGCGCCAATGGCACCGGCAGCTGGATCCGCTTCGACCTGGGCAGCGAAAAGACCATCGACGCGGTCAGCCTGGCCTTTTACCGCGGTGCCAACCGCAAAGCCACCTTCGACGTCGAACTGAGTCGGGACGGCAGCAACTGGACCAAAGTGCTGAGCAAAGTCACCAGCAGCGGCAGTACCAACAACCTGGAGCGCTACAACGTGACCGACCAGGGTGCGCGCTACATCCGGGTCACCAATCACGGCAACACCGAGAGCAGCGCCATCGGCCTCACCGAAGCCGTCATCAATGGCACCGGCGGATCATCGGGGGGAGCCACCGGCAGCGCGTCCGTTCCCAACTCGGGAGGCCGGACATACTACGTGGACTGCTCGAACGGCAGTGACAGCAACAGCGGCACCTCGACCGGCAGCGCCTGGAGAAGTGTCGGCAAGGTGAACAACAGCTGGCTCAACGCCGGCGAGCGCCTGCTGTTCAAGCGTGGCTGCAGCTGGAACGGTCCCCTCAACCTGCGCTGGAGTGGCACCAGCAGCGCACGCATCATCGTCGACGCGTACGGCAGCGGCAGCCTGCCCCTCATCCGTAACGGCAACCCGGGTGCGGTCATCGTGCGCGGCAGTCACAAGATCATTGCCAATCTCCGCGCCACCGCTGACAAACCCCGGAGCGTCGACAGCGGACGCTGCTACGGGCCGATCGGCTGGCGCATCGGCTTCTCGTTCGTGAGCGGCAGCAACAACAACACCCTGCAGAATGCCGAAGCGTACGGCCTGACCGCCGGCGTGCACCTGGAGGACGGCGCCAACAACAACAAGATCCTGCGCTCGCGCTTCACGAACAACAACGTGATGAGCAAGAACAACGACGACGGCGGCGACAACGACAGCGGCGCGTGGGGTGTGCTGGTGAACGGCAACGACAACGAAGTGGCGCACAACTACTTTGAGGGCAACACCGCCTGCAGCGAGGATTACGGGGTGGAAGGCGCGTCCCTGGAGCTGTACTACGCCAAGCGCAACTATTTCCACCACAACACCTCGATCAACGACACCACCTTCACCGAACTGGGCGGCAGCAGCAGCAACCGCAGCGAGTACAACCGCTTCGAGTACAACATCTACGCGCCCCTCAACACCAACGGCCGCGGTGAAGCGCTCGTCATCCGGGGCTGGGGAAGCAGCTGGGGGGCCAATCCCGGTACGGTCTTCAACCACAACACGGTCTTCAATACCAACGTCGGGGTCTTCTGCGGCGAAGGGTGCGGCACGGACATCCTGACCCTGCGCGACAACATCATCGTGACCCGCAGCGGCGCCACCAAGGACACCGTGTGGACCGATGGTCCGATCAACCAGAGCGGCAACGTCTTCTACCAGCTCGACGGTCAGTACAAAGTCACCATCAACGGCGTCAAGGACAGCAGCCGTCTCGGCACCTCCGTCTGGGCCAACCCCCGCCTGGATGACCCCTGGAACCGTGACTTCACTTTGGAGTCCGGCGCTCCCAAATCTTCGGCAGGTGCCTTCCCGCGGTAA
- a CDS encoding PxKF domain-containing protein yields MKRFPVGALVLTTLMACGQMPDQAPTVKAPQQGATVKPLDTVNLGDVKNGTVASGDVTKTKNETGKVRLYIVADDNGKDKIPGCNADASNPVTITLSSSSSVVVVGSPASVDVYGCGDTNYGEVSYKVVSNAKAGESSILTANASGGIKKKDAIGTFTAGSFKVTVTEPKTDTTPPIITPTVSGTQGDNSWYTSDATLTWSVVDNESQYTSTGCDSRTVSSDTSGVTFTCTATSAGGTTEKSVTIKRDATAPVISGENIVNTTWRNTSLSSPEFSASDSGSGLTVSSPAKFTLTASSESASATEPTLVSQTIKDNAGNTATRTLSALIDKTAPTVSANVADTAWRNEDFNADFTASDSLSGLAKASDASFTITVSAQSPSATTPSVVTYTVTDKAGNSTIRQASAMIDKTAPTISDADVVETAWRNTDLSRSFTASDALSGLNTESRSSFTLTASAESANASSPTIITETVTDRAGNSATRIISTLIDKTAPTLSAKRSAKPNGDGWNNTDVTVSFECSDALSGVDGKCPSEQTFGEGANQSATASVSDHAGNIARVTESNINIDKTPPTISASANRNPNGAGWYNADVTVSFTCNDSLSGLSGSCPVSKVLGEGANQSVTASVTDKAGNTASASRGGINVDKTAPVALLTASGTKGNGDWYVGDVSFSTAGSNDALSGLRDCTAIAPLTTDTKGTEVGTTCTDVAGNTAQAKLTVKRDTVAPIISGADITEAAWRNTDLSAAFTASDETSGLANPGDASFTLTASDESTLSALTTVRKTVTDAAGNQAVRVLSAKIDKTAPEVTGAPAAQPDGTNGWYKTDILVNFTCTDALSGCTSAGGTDTVTTEGSNQSTSWTVTDQAGNSRTGSVTGLKLDKTKPVATLTRVTLPNAQGWNNDDVSLKLGCTDNGSGCVSAERLLTVTGEGDNLSLSSTVVDLAGHVSETVMVSGIKIDRTKPTFDPTFPSQILLGVSTSVDPRAGDTLSGILSASCGALDTSSVGTKSVTCTATDNAGNSETKSFSYNVIYDFKGFFQPISMGALNVVKAGSAVPVKFSLGGNQGLDIMSAASSAVTCNSAVPLDSDTPTVAAGNSSLSYDAASGQYVYVWKTDKTWSGCRRLTLTFKDNTKQFVDFKFN; encoded by the coding sequence ATGAAAAGATTCCCGGTCGGCGCGTTAGTTCTCACCACACTGATGGCTTGTGGGCAGATGCCTGATCAAGCACCAACAGTCAAAGCACCTCAACAGGGCGCAACAGTCAAACCGCTTGACACCGTCAATCTGGGCGATGTCAAAAATGGAACTGTTGCGTCAGGTGACGTCACCAAAACAAAGAACGAGACTGGAAAGGTGCGACTGTATATTGTCGCCGATGATAATGGCAAGGACAAAATACCGGGCTGTAATGCTGATGCCAGCAATCCGGTCACTATCACGCTCTCTTCCTCTAGCAGTGTTGTCGTCGTCGGTTCCCCGGCGAGTGTAGACGTATACGGCTGTGGTGATACGAACTATGGTGAAGTTTCGTATAAAGTGGTCTCCAACGCAAAAGCTGGAGAATCTTCGATACTGACAGCCAATGCGTCAGGAGGAATAAAAAAGAAAGATGCTATAGGCACTTTTACCGCAGGAAGCTTCAAAGTTACGGTTACCGAGCCTAAAACAGATACCACGCCGCCGATCATCACACCAACGGTAAGCGGAACGCAAGGAGACAATAGTTGGTACACGTCCGACGCTACGCTCACCTGGAGCGTCGTTGATAATGAGAGTCAATATACCAGTACTGGCTGCGACAGCCGTACGGTTTCCAGTGATACGTCCGGAGTTACGTTCACTTGCACGGCTACGAGTGCTGGCGGAACCACTGAAAAATCGGTCACCATCAAGCGTGACGCCACCGCTCCAGTGATCAGTGGTGAAAACATCGTCAATACCACTTGGCGGAATACCTCGCTGTCCTCACCCGAATTCAGCGCGTCCGACAGCGGATCGGGCCTGACAGTCAGCAGCCCTGCAAAGTTCACGCTCACAGCAAGCAGTGAATCCGCGAGCGCGACGGAACCGACGCTAGTGTCGCAGACGATCAAGGACAATGCGGGGAACACGGCCACCCGTACCCTTTCGGCCCTGATCGACAAGACTGCGCCCACTGTCAGCGCGAACGTGGCCGACACTGCCTGGCGCAACGAAGATTTCAATGCCGACTTCACTGCCTCCGACAGCCTTTCGGGTCTGGCAAAGGCGAGTGACGCCAGCTTTACGATTACCGTCAGCGCCCAGTCCCCCTCCGCGACCACGCCGTCGGTCGTGACGTATACCGTCACGGACAAGGCTGGCAACAGCACGATCCGTCAGGCGTCGGCCATGATTGACAAGACCGCGCCGACCATCAGCGACGCCGACGTTGTTGAAACGGCCTGGCGGAATACGGACCTGAGCCGAAGCTTTACCGCAAGTGACGCCCTGTCCGGCCTGAACACCGAGAGCCGGTCTTCGTTCACGCTGACTGCCTCGGCCGAGTCTGCCAACGCGTCGAGTCCCACGATCATCACCGAGACCGTCACTGACCGCGCCGGAAACTCTGCAACGCGCATAATTTCGACTTTGATCGACAAGACAGCACCCACGCTGAGCGCCAAACGCAGCGCGAAGCCGAATGGCGATGGCTGGAACAATACCGATGTCACGGTTTCCTTTGAGTGCAGCGACGCCCTGTCAGGCGTGGATGGGAAATGCCCTTCTGAGCAGACATTCGGCGAGGGTGCAAACCAGAGCGCGACGGCGAGCGTCTCCGACCATGCAGGGAACATCGCCCGCGTCACCGAAAGCAACATTAACATCGACAAAACTCCGCCCACGATCTCGGCGTCCGCTAACCGCAACCCTAATGGTGCGGGCTGGTACAACGCCGACGTCACCGTCTCCTTTACGTGCAATGATTCGCTCTCCGGTCTGAGCGGCAGCTGCCCAGTCAGCAAAGTGCTCGGCGAAGGCGCGAACCAGAGTGTGACCGCAAGCGTCACCGACAAGGCCGGCAACACGGCCAGCGCTTCGCGGGGCGGCATCAACGTCGACAAGACCGCCCCGGTTGCGCTCCTGACGGCGAGCGGCACCAAAGGCAACGGCGACTGGTACGTCGGAGACGTGAGCTTCAGCACTGCCGGCTCCAACGACGCACTCAGCGGGCTCAGGGACTGCACGGCCATTGCACCCCTGACCACGGATACCAAAGGGACCGAGGTCGGCACCACCTGTACCGATGTAGCGGGCAATACGGCACAGGCCAAGCTCACCGTCAAGCGTGACACCGTTGCACCCATCATCAGCGGTGCGGACATCACCGAAGCTGCCTGGCGCAACACCGACCTTTCTGCAGCCTTCACGGCCAGCGACGAGACGTCGGGTCTGGCCAATCCTGGTGACGCCAGTTTCACGCTCACCGCGTCGGACGAGTCCACCCTGAGCGCTCTCACCACCGTGCGCAAAACTGTGACTGACGCCGCCGGCAACCAGGCCGTGCGCGTGCTCTCTGCCAAGATCGATAAGACTGCCCCTGAAGTCACCGGCGCGCCCGCAGCGCAACCCGACGGCACCAACGGTTGGTACAAGACCGATATCCTGGTGAACTTCACCTGCACTGACGCCCTCTCCGGCTGCACGAGTGCGGGTGGGACCGACACCGTCACCACCGAAGGCAGCAACCAAAGCACCAGCTGGACCGTGACGGACCAGGCGGGTAACAGCCGTACCGGTAGTGTCACCGGATTGAAGCTCGACAAAACCAAGCCTGTCGCTACGCTGACCCGCGTCACCCTGCCCAATGCGCAAGGCTGGAACAACGACGACGTGAGCCTGAAGCTCGGCTGCACCGACAACGGATCGGGCTGCGTGAGCGCCGAAAGACTCCTGACCGTGACAGGTGAAGGCGATAACCTCAGCCTCAGCAGCACGGTGGTGGACCTCGCCGGGCACGTTTCAGAGACCGTAATGGTGAGCGGGATCAAAATCGACCGGACCAAGCCAACGTTCGATCCTACCTTCCCAAGCCAGATTCTGCTGGGCGTTTCCACCAGCGTGGACCCCCGTGCAGGCGATACACTGTCGGGCATCCTCAGCGCCTCCTGCGGTGCACTTGATACCAGCAGCGTCGGCACGAAGTCGGTGACCTGCACGGCCACTGATAACGCTGGGAATTCGGAGACCAAGTCATTTTCCTATAACGTCATCTATGACTTCAAAGGTTTCTTCCAGCCGATCAGCATGGGCGCACTCAACGTGGTCAAAGCGGGAAGTGCCGTTCCGGTGAAGTTCAGCCTCGGTGGCAACCAGGGCCTGGACATCATGAGCGCGGCTTCTTCAGCGGTGACCTGCAACAGTGCCGTACCACTTGATTCCGACACCCCGACCGTGGCAGCCGGAAACAGCAGCCTGAGCTATGACGCTGCCTCTGGCCAGTACGTCTACGTCTGGAAAACCGACAAGACTTGGAGCGGCTGCCGGCGTCTGACCTTGACTTTCAAGGACAACACCAAGCAATTCGTCGATTTCAAATTCAACTAA
- a CDS encoding site-specific integrase yields the protein MRKSANGEGTIYKRKDGRYEARITVGRTEQGHPRRISKISRKRKDVSDWLSEQLAKRNAGDLTEPSRVTFAGWVEHYHASLTVRPNTMDDYHKALAPAIETLGHVKLRELTPARLQAALNEWTKKRTAYQNRKTVKRLRATLAEAERLELIVRNPARTLRLPKTEAQQILVWWAEEAQQVLAYARANDHRLFPFLHVNLVTGLRREEMLGLRWQDVDFEHHELHVRQTITFIAGKADIGEPKTPKSRRTVDLDEDTINVLRTWQSRQQLERQLAGDRWQHTDLVFATPVGKAWAETYLAKVFRSVMEAAGVPRIRLYDLRHCYASIAYEAGVPLKLISDRMGHENIAFTLKTYVHSSKRMRKATAWSASRLFGSAVDRVMAAEGGEGNVAVMLPSKGKKRQDAS from the coding sequence ATGAGAAAAAGTGCGAACGGTGAAGGCACCATCTATAAACGCAAGGACGGCCGCTACGAAGCTCGGATCACCGTGGGCCGGACCGAGCAGGGGCACCCGCGGCGTATCAGCAAGATCAGCCGTAAGCGCAAAGACGTCAGCGACTGGCTGTCCGAGCAGCTGGCGAAACGCAACGCGGGCGACCTCACCGAACCCAGCCGCGTGACTTTTGCCGGGTGGGTCGAGCATTACCATGCGAGCCTCACCGTTCGGCCAAACACCATGGACGACTACCACAAAGCGCTGGCGCCGGCCATTGAAACGCTGGGCCACGTGAAGCTGCGCGAACTGACCCCGGCCCGGCTGCAGGCCGCGCTGAACGAGTGGACGAAGAAGCGCACGGCGTACCAGAACCGCAAGACCGTGAAGCGCCTGCGGGCGACCCTCGCCGAGGCGGAACGGTTGGAGTTGATCGTCCGAAATCCCGCGCGCACCCTCCGCCTTCCGAAGACCGAAGCGCAGCAGATTCTGGTGTGGTGGGCGGAGGAAGCGCAGCAGGTGCTGGCGTACGCACGGGCGAACGATCACCGCCTCTTCCCTTTTCTGCACGTCAACCTCGTGACCGGCCTGAGGCGTGAGGAAATGCTCGGTTTGCGCTGGCAGGATGTGGATTTCGAGCATCATGAATTGCACGTCCGGCAGACCATCACCTTCATCGCTGGGAAGGCGGACATCGGCGAACCGAAAACCCCGAAGTCCCGCCGGACCGTGGACCTCGATGAGGACACCATCAACGTGTTGCGCACCTGGCAATCCCGCCAGCAGCTCGAGCGCCAGCTGGCGGGGGACCGATGGCAGCACACCGACCTGGTGTTCGCCACACCAGTCGGGAAAGCCTGGGCGGAAACCTACCTCGCCAAAGTATTCCGGTCGGTGATGGAGGCGGCCGGCGTACCCCGCATCCGGCTGTATGACCTGCGGCACTGTTACGCCTCGATCGCGTACGAGGCAGGGGTGCCGCTGAAGCTGATCAGCGACCGGATGGGACACGAGAACATCGCCTTTACCCTCAAGACGTACGTGCATTCGAGCAAGCGGATGCGCAAGGCGACCGCCTGGTCCGCGTCGCGGTTGTTCGGCAGTGCGGTGGATCGGGTGATGGCAGCCGAGGGCGGTGAGGGAAACGTTGCCGTCATGTTGCCGTCAAAGGGCAAAAAAAGACAGGACGCCAGCTGA
- the ddrC gene encoding DNA damage response protein DdrC: MTDTAQQEVRMYAVSLTKLGKYTARTSPDGRLSALDALRALGEDEGNWELLCAKYDLGTGHYDFGAPHGAEPTLSYDQFSLLAFALQTPEAKRWRVRAREMLAGYLEGDVRLAAEIAERNPEGEKRRWLSARLESVEARKRFMSTVARHGGEGSVFQQVSSLSNRSVLNMNSAAFRRERGVRDTRDGMTASELMRLTYLETASAQAIEAHAARGNEQILELHRKNADNERKVWQSALGQAS, encoded by the coding sequence ATGACTGACACTGCCCAACAGGAGGTACGGATGTACGCGGTCTCCCTCACCAAACTTGGCAAGTACACCGCCCGCACCTCTCCCGACGGGCGGCTCAGTGCCCTTGACGCCCTGCGCGCCCTGGGAGAAGACGAAGGCAACTGGGAGCTGCTCTGTGCCAAATACGACCTGGGAACAGGTCACTACGACTTCGGCGCGCCGCACGGCGCCGAACCCACGCTGTCCTACGACCAGTTCTCGCTGCTTGCCTTTGCACTGCAGACCCCCGAAGCCAAGCGCTGGCGTGTACGCGCCCGCGAAATGCTCGCCGGCTATCTCGAAGGTGACGTGCGCCTCGCAGCCGAAATCGCCGAGCGCAACCCGGAAGGCGAAAAGCGACGCTGGCTCAGTGCCCGGCTCGAGAGCGTCGAGGCCCGCAAGCGCTTCATGAGCACGGTCGCTCGGCACGGCGGGGAGGGCAGCGTATTTCAGCAGGTCAGCTCGCTGTCCAACCGCAGCGTCCTCAACATGAACTCGGCTGCCTTTCGTCGTGAGCGGGGTGTGCGCGACACCCGCGACGGCATGACGGCCAGCGAGCTGATGCGGCTGACCTACCTGGAAACGGCCAGCGCCCAGGCCATCGAAGCGCACGCCGCGCGTGGCAATGAGCAAATCCTCGAACTACACCGCAAGAATGCCGACAACGAGCGCAAGGTCTGGCAAAGCGCCCTGGGTCAGGCGTCGTAA
- a CDS encoding GH39 family glycosyl hydrolase, with protein sequence MPEILQRLARTAGLMTKLSLSVLAVTTLSVTACAQSTVRVTVTPGVREGESSLTLGVTHTQYTVQDGHGNAEALASARALLPKMGPFQNQHIMGWGALNPMPAPGQYDWSSLDARIELIRKSGGTPVITLCCAPDWMKGGQAGQTNWSNLEVAPLASHFDDFAQLSAQVARRYPDVLHYQVWNELKGFWNRTENRWDYEGYTALYNATYKALKAVNPKIQVGGPYIPFRPDADEAGRVPARDASLRGQPYGSVDQRTLDAFEYWNKNKVGADFVTNDLGSYNKNRPPSDPFAATQLYTDIMAWLRARTKLPIWWAEWYATSHSAPSFSPEQQNALMAATLVRLARSGANVALRWAPQGEGGRCCEGSQESLWSDVRLAGGGRPFPAAATTQSFVEHFSSGTPLVKVQSSSRSVIALASAKRVMLVNTTAADVRVTINQRPPSLLKPFAVAFLPVP encoded by the coding sequence ATGCCGGAAATCTTACAGCGGCTCGCGCGCACTGCGGGCCTCATGACCAAACTCAGTCTGTCGGTGCTGGCGGTGACGACGTTGTCCGTCACGGCGTGCGCGCAGAGCACGGTGCGCGTCACCGTGACGCCGGGCGTGCGCGAAGGGGAGAGCAGCCTCACCCTGGGCGTCACGCACACCCAGTACACCGTGCAGGACGGTCACGGTAACGCCGAAGCGCTCGCCAGTGCCCGCGCCCTGCTGCCCAAGATGGGCCCCTTTCAGAATCAGCACATCATGGGTTGGGGCGCCCTCAATCCCATGCCTGCCCCCGGTCAGTACGACTGGAGCAGCCTTGACGCCCGCATCGAGCTGATTCGCAAAAGCGGCGGCACCCCGGTTATCACCCTGTGCTGCGCGCCCGACTGGATGAAGGGTGGGCAGGCCGGACAGACGAACTGGTCGAATCTGGAAGTCGCTCCCCTGGCCTCCCATTTCGACGACTTCGCGCAGCTCTCGGCCCAGGTGGCACGCCGCTACCCGGACGTGCTGCACTATCAGGTCTGGAACGAGCTGAAGGGCTTTTGGAACCGCACCGAGAACCGCTGGGATTACGAGGGGTACACCGCGCTGTACAACGCGACTTACAAGGCCCTCAAGGCCGTCAATCCCAAGATTCAGGTGGGTGGCCCTTACATTCCCTTCCGGCCGGACGCCGACGAGGCCGGGCGGGTCCCGGCGCGCGACGCCTCGTTGCGGGGCCAGCCGTACGGCAGCGTGGACCAGCGGACCCTGGACGCCTTCGAGTATTGGAACAAGAACAAGGTCGGCGCGGATTTCGTTACGAACGACCTGGGATCGTACAACAAGAACCGCCCGCCAAGTGATCCCTTCGCTGCCACGCAGCTCTACACCGACATAATGGCGTGGTTGCGGGCGCGCACCAAGCTGCCGATCTGGTGGGCCGAATGGTACGCCACCTCACACAGTGCGCCGAGCTTTTCTCCTGAGCAGCAGAACGCCCTGATGGCGGCGACGCTCGTGCGGCTGGCGCGCTCCGGGGCGAACGTCGCGCTGCGCTGGGCTCCGCAGGGTGAAGGTGGACGCTGCTGTGAAGGCAGCCAGGAGAGCCTCTGGAGTGACGTACGTCTGGCGGGCGGCGGCAGGCCCTTTCCGGCGGCGGCCACCACGCAGTCGTTTGTCGAGCACTTTTCCTCGGGGACGCCGCTGGTGAAGGTGCAGTCGTCATCACGCAGCGTGATCGCGCTGGCGTCCGCCAAACGTGTGATGCTGGTCAACACCACGGCGGCAGATGTGCGGGTCACGATCAATCAGCGCCCACCCAGTCTGCTTAAGCCGTTCGCGGTCGCTTTTCTGCCTGTTCCCTGA
- a CDS encoding VOC family protein has protein sequence MTSPILDLAGLTLEVNHLARGVRFYSQVLGLEAVHHDARRGVAEFSVNAHQTLTLWEPISRQRNDERLARLGARGASHLHYAWQVPEDSLERCQEILSEHGLPWQAINLGTDEQPDVGVYFFDPFGHGLELRAVNLQDERQPYFPPWTLHRPAHALPVVGLREAALAFFDFEAMLERLPRAYGFALAKTQQDRNFAQFTLAREPERDGNGTPQRWLYCWDPQVGLADMLGGDHALLRLYADVDAVERLVQAAGLEHGRDDLSLVVRDPEGHVFEFMPQTQQLPGWIGK, from the coding sequence ATGACGTCGCCGATTCTCGATCTTGCCGGCCTGACGCTGGAAGTCAATCACCTGGCGCGCGGCGTGCGGTTCTACTCGCAGGTCCTGGGGCTGGAGGCCGTGCATCACGACGCCAGGCGGGGTGTCGCCGAATTTTCGGTGAATGCGCACCAGACCCTGACCCTCTGGGAACCCATCAGCCGGCAGCGCAACGACGAGCGGCTGGCCCGGCTGGGCGCACGAGGCGCTTCACATCTGCATTACGCCTGGCAGGTGCCCGAGGACAGCCTGGAGCGCTGCCAGGAGATTCTCAGCGAGCACGGTCTGCCCTGGCAGGCCATCAACCTGGGTACCGACGAGCAGCCGGACGTGGGCGTGTACTTTTTTGATCCTTTCGGCCACGGCCTGGAGCTGCGCGCCGTGAACCTGCAAGACGAACGGCAGCCTTATTTTCCGCCCTGGACGCTGCATCGACCGGCGCACGCGCTGCCGGTGGTGGGCCTGCGAGAAGCCGCGCTGGCCTTTTTCGACTTCGAGGCCATGCTGGAGCGCCTACCGCGTGCCTACGGTTTTGCGCTGGCGAAAACACAGCAAGATCGCAATTTCGCGCAGTTCACCCTGGCGCGCGAGCCTGAGCGGGACGGGAACGGCACGCCGCAGCGCTGGCTGTACTGCTGGGACCCGCAAGTCGGGCTGGCCGACATGCTGGGTGGAGACCACGCGCTGCTCCGGTTGTACGCGGATGTGGACGCGGTAGAGCGGCTGGTGCAGGCGGCCGGTCTTGAACACGGCCGCGACGACCTGAGCCTGGTGGTTCGCGATCCGGAGGGGCACGTCTTCGAGTTCATGCCCCAAACCCAACAGCTGCCCGGTTGGATCGGTAAATGA